A single genomic interval of Bos taurus isolate L1 Dominette 01449 registration number 42190680 breed Hereford chromosome 6, ARS-UCD2.0, whole genome shotgun sequence harbors:
- the SOD3 gene encoding extracellular superoxide dismutase [Cu-Zn] isoform X2, with protein MLPPLWCSTLAMLALLCASVVLVAYASADQIQQQMGSNTEEQIRDMHAKVTEIWQEMMQRQAAAIDPDAALHAVCRVLPSATLEAEQPRVSGLVLFRQLRPGALLEAFFHLEGFPNEPNGTNRAIHVHQFGDLSQGCDSTGPHYNPMSVPHPQHPGDFGNFAVRDGQVWKYRSGLAASLTGPHSIAGRAVVVHAGEDDMGRGGNQASLENGNAGRRLACCVVGLCGPGPWARQTQEHAERKKRRRESECKAV; from the exons ATGTTGCCTCCACTTTG GTGCTCGACTCTGGCCATGCTGGCGCTGCTCTGTGCCTCTGTGGTCCTGGTGGCCTATGCCTCGGCCGACCAGATCCAGCAGCAGATGGGCTCCAACACGGAGGAGCAGATCCGCGACATGCACGCCAAGGTGACGGAGATCTGGCAGGAGATGATGCAGCGGCAGGCGGCGGCCATCGACCCGGACGCGGCGCTCCATGCCGTCTGCCGGGTGCTGCCGTCGGCCACGCTGGAGGCGGAGCAGCCCCGGGTCAGCGGCCTCGTGCTCTTCCGGCAGCTCCGGCCTGGCGCCCTGCTGGAGGCCTTCTTCCACCTTGAGGGCTTCCCGAACGAGCCCAACGGCACAAACCGTGCCATCCACGTGCACCAGTTTGGGGACCTGAGCCAGGGCTGCGACTCCACCGGGCCGCACTACAACCCGATGTCCGTGCCGCACCCGCAGCACCCGGGCGACTTCGGCAACTTCGCCGTGCGCGATGGCCAGGTCTGGAAGTACCGCTCCGGCCTGGCTGCCTCGCTCACCGGCCCGCATTCGATCGCGGGCCGTGCCGTGGTGGTCCACGCGGGCGAGGACGACATGGGCCGCGGCGGCAATCAGGCCAGTCTGGAGAACGGTAACGCCGGCCGCCGGCTTGCCTGCTGCGTGGTGGGTCTGTGTGGCCCCGGGCCCTGGGCACGCCAAACGCAGGAGCACGCGGAGCGCAAGAAGCGGCGGCGCGAGAGCGAGTGTAAAGCCGTCTGA
- the SOD3 gene encoding extracellular superoxide dismutase [Cu-Zn] isoform X1, translating to MGHFREHIASARSSGSKPYAASLRGCRKRVAGDEGAEMLRRRRSGRATRASLRCSTLAMLALLCASVVLVAYASADQIQQQMGSNTEEQIRDMHAKVTEIWQEMMQRQAAAIDPDAALHAVCRVLPSATLEAEQPRVSGLVLFRQLRPGALLEAFFHLEGFPNEPNGTNRAIHVHQFGDLSQGCDSTGPHYNPMSVPHPQHPGDFGNFAVRDGQVWKYRSGLAASLTGPHSIAGRAVVVHAGEDDMGRGGNQASLENGNAGRRLACCVVGLCGPGPWARQTQEHAERKKRRRESECKAV from the exons ATGGGCCACTTCAGAGAGCACATAGCAAGTGCAAGAAGCAGCGGCAGCAAGCCTTATGCTGCCAGTCTAAGAGGATGCAGAAAAAGAGTGGCAGGAGATGAGGGGGCAGAGATGCTGAGAAGAAGGAGATCTGGAAGGGCCACAAGAGCCTCCCTCAG GTGCTCGACTCTGGCCATGCTGGCGCTGCTCTGTGCCTCTGTGGTCCTGGTGGCCTATGCCTCGGCCGACCAGATCCAGCAGCAGATGGGCTCCAACACGGAGGAGCAGATCCGCGACATGCACGCCAAGGTGACGGAGATCTGGCAGGAGATGATGCAGCGGCAGGCGGCGGCCATCGACCCGGACGCGGCGCTCCATGCCGTCTGCCGGGTGCTGCCGTCGGCCACGCTGGAGGCGGAGCAGCCCCGGGTCAGCGGCCTCGTGCTCTTCCGGCAGCTCCGGCCTGGCGCCCTGCTGGAGGCCTTCTTCCACCTTGAGGGCTTCCCGAACGAGCCCAACGGCACAAACCGTGCCATCCACGTGCACCAGTTTGGGGACCTGAGCCAGGGCTGCGACTCCACCGGGCCGCACTACAACCCGATGTCCGTGCCGCACCCGCAGCACCCGGGCGACTTCGGCAACTTCGCCGTGCGCGATGGCCAGGTCTGGAAGTACCGCTCCGGCCTGGCTGCCTCGCTCACCGGCCCGCATTCGATCGCGGGCCGTGCCGTGGTGGTCCACGCGGGCGAGGACGACATGGGCCGCGGCGGCAATCAGGCCAGTCTGGAGAACGGTAACGCCGGCCGCCGGCTTGCCTGCTGCGTGGTGGGTCTGTGTGGCCCCGGGCCCTGGGCACGCCAAACGCAGGAGCACGCGGAGCGCAAGAAGCGGCGGCGCGAGAGCGAGTGTAAAGCCGTCTGA
- the SOD3 gene encoding extracellular superoxide dismutase [Cu-Zn] precursor — translation MLALLCASVVLVAYASADQIQQQMGSNTEEQIRDMHAKVTEIWQEMMQRQAAAIDPDAALHAVCRVLPSATLEAEQPRVSGLVLFRQLRPGALLEAFFHLEGFPNEPNGTNRAIHVHQFGDLSQGCDSTGPHYNPMSVPHPQHPGDFGNFAVRDGQVWKYRSGLAASLTGPHSIAGRAVVVHAGEDDMGRGGNQASLENGNAGRRLACCVVGLCGPGPWARQTQEHAERKKRRRESECKAV, via the coding sequence ATGCTGGCGCTGCTCTGTGCCTCTGTGGTCCTGGTGGCCTATGCCTCGGCCGACCAGATCCAGCAGCAGATGGGCTCCAACACGGAGGAGCAGATCCGCGACATGCACGCCAAGGTGACGGAGATCTGGCAGGAGATGATGCAGCGGCAGGCGGCGGCCATCGACCCGGACGCGGCGCTCCATGCCGTCTGCCGGGTGCTGCCGTCGGCCACGCTGGAGGCGGAGCAGCCCCGGGTCAGCGGCCTCGTGCTCTTCCGGCAGCTCCGGCCTGGCGCCCTGCTGGAGGCCTTCTTCCACCTTGAGGGCTTCCCGAACGAGCCCAACGGCACAAACCGTGCCATCCACGTGCACCAGTTTGGGGACCTGAGCCAGGGCTGCGACTCCACCGGGCCGCACTACAACCCGATGTCCGTGCCGCACCCGCAGCACCCGGGCGACTTCGGCAACTTCGCCGTGCGCGATGGCCAGGTCTGGAAGTACCGCTCCGGCCTGGCTGCCTCGCTCACCGGCCCGCATTCGATCGCGGGCCGTGCCGTGGTGGTCCACGCGGGCGAGGACGACATGGGCCGCGGCGGCAATCAGGCCAGTCTGGAGAACGGTAACGCCGGCCGCCGGCTTGCCTGCTGCGTGGTGGGTCTGTGTGGCCCCGGGCCCTGGGCACGCCAAACGCAGGAGCACGCGGAGCGCAAGAAGCGGCGGCGCGAGAGCGAGTGTAAAGCCGTCTGA